One window from the genome of Spirosoma rhododendri encodes:
- a CDS encoding glycosyltransferase family 4 protein, translating into MRLLRERGYDLHLLLGEGGPLLDEYQAICPVTLWPAQPSHVVGVLADKVLWRMGIWDQAYQRRRTAHQQQIQSELNLDSIDLVLANTVMSSRWFVQLGLAPTVPVVTFAHELDMSVRIYTDPAELAELLARTTRLLAVSKATADYYVNQHSVDPAKITQYTLIDTPALVANVAQAHEQPDLYDTLGLPPNALIVGGCGNAEWRKGNDLFVALARQVTGRMADTPVHFVWVGMPPSLLREDLLLDIRKAGLADCVHLIPPTPDVLRYMKRFDVFVLCSREDPYPLVVFEAGLSGVPVVCFAGAGGSPELVEADGGFVVPYLDLDAMSSRVVDLLQQPALRRTMGQRLGAKIMERHPAQQSVDTLVTLFDQLTAR; encoded by the coding sequence ATGCGGCTACTGCGCGAGCGTGGCTACGATCTGCACCTGCTGCTGGGTGAAGGTGGCCCGCTGCTTGATGAGTATCAGGCTATTTGTCCGGTCACACTCTGGCCCGCGCAGCCGTCGCACGTGGTGGGTGTACTGGCCGATAAAGTGCTGTGGCGCATGGGCATCTGGGATCAGGCGTATCAGCGACGGCGAACCGCACACCAGCAGCAAATACAGTCGGAGCTGAATCTGGACAGCATCGATCTGGTGCTGGCCAATACGGTCATGAGCAGTCGCTGGTTTGTGCAGTTGGGCCTTGCCCCCACCGTGCCGGTCGTGACGTTTGCGCACGAGCTGGATATGTCGGTGCGAATCTATACCGACCCGGCGGAACTGGCCGAACTACTGGCCCGGACAACCCGGCTACTGGCTGTCTCGAAAGCTACCGCCGACTATTACGTAAATCAGCACAGCGTCGATCCGGCGAAAATCACGCAGTACACACTGATTGACACCCCCGCACTGGTTGCCAACGTCGCGCAGGCTCACGAGCAGCCCGACCTGTACGACACCCTGGGCTTGCCGCCCAACGCGCTCATCGTGGGTGGCTGTGGCAATGCCGAATGGCGCAAAGGCAACGATCTGTTTGTGGCGCTGGCCCGGCAGGTAACCGGCCGCATGGCGGATACGCCCGTGCATTTTGTTTGGGTCGGTATGCCGCCGAGTTTACTACGGGAAGACCTGTTGCTCGACATCCGTAAGGCGGGACTGGCTGATTGCGTCCACCTGATTCCGCCGACGCCCGATGTGCTGCGCTACATGAAACGGTTCGACGTGTTTGTGCTCTGCTCGCGCGAAGACCCGTACCCGCTGGTCGTGTTTGAGGCCGGACTCAGTGGCGTACCCGTCGTTTGCTTTGCCGGAGCCGGTGGATCGCCCGAACTGGTCGAGGCCGACGGGGGTTTCGTCGTACCGTACCTCGACCTCGACGCTATGAGCAGCCGCGTTGTTGACCTGCTGCAACAGCCCGCCCTGCGCCGAACGATGGGGCAGCGTCTGGGCGCAAAGATAATGGAACGTCACCCGGCGCAGCAGAGCGTCGATACGCTGGTTACGCTGTTTGATCAACTGACCGCCCGATGA
- a CDS encoding glycosyltransferase — protein MITPVRPTISIALCTYNGEAYLATQWQSLVEQQLLPDELVVCDDRSSDGTVALLERLAAKAPFPVRILVNENRLGFNKNFERVLTECIGDLVFICDQDDAWFPEKIRVMTDFMTSHPTTQVAFCDAWVTDEQLQERQSRFWSWVRFDEPTRTRWQSGEMMDVMLDGNRVMGCASVIRRSLLTHILPIPGNLPGYIYDGWIGLVAAAYDSIQFVDEPLQLYRTHEKQQVGVGREEDVPDRVRLRDRFIRPRAIKLAPLREKQATLATFARLLSERAPVTTPGMQQLYRRLAHFTMRSCLPHDRMRRFQPVWLGLQQGDYQRYADVSANWYAPMLAALGDILE, from the coding sequence ATGATTACTCCAGTTAGACCGACGATTTCCATTGCGCTTTGCACCTATAACGGCGAAGCGTACCTGGCAACGCAGTGGCAAAGTCTGGTTGAGCAACAACTGCTACCCGACGAACTCGTTGTCTGTGACGATCGCTCGTCCGACGGTACCGTTGCTCTGTTAGAGCGCCTGGCGGCCAAAGCCCCGTTTCCAGTCCGTATCCTGGTCAATGAAAATCGGCTTGGCTTCAACAAGAATTTTGAGCGTGTTCTGACGGAATGTATCGGCGATCTGGTATTTATCTGTGATCAGGACGACGCCTGGTTTCCGGAAAAAATCCGTGTCATGACCGATTTCATGACCAGTCATCCAACCACACAGGTTGCGTTCTGCGACGCCTGGGTAACTGATGAGCAGTTGCAAGAACGCCAAAGTCGCTTCTGGAGCTGGGTGCGGTTCGACGAGCCGACGCGGACGCGCTGGCAATCGGGCGAGATGATGGACGTCATGCTCGACGGAAATCGGGTTATGGGGTGCGCTTCAGTCATTCGCCGGTCGCTGCTTACCCATATACTGCCCATACCCGGCAACCTGCCAGGGTACATTTACGACGGCTGGATTGGCCTGGTAGCAGCCGCTTACGATAGCATTCAGTTTGTCGACGAACCACTACAGCTGTACCGCACCCACGAGAAGCAACAGGTTGGCGTGGGGCGGGAAGAAGACGTTCCCGACCGTGTCCGGCTGCGCGACCGATTTATTCGCCCGCGAGCTATCAAACTAGCCCCCCTTCGCGAGAAACAGGCCACGTTGGCAACATTTGCGCGGCTACTGTCGGAGCGAGCGCCGGTAACAACGCCCGGCATGCAGCAACTTTATCGGCGGCTCGCTCATTTTACCATGCGGAGTTGCCTCCCCCACGACCGGATGCGTCGCTTTCAGCCCGTGTGGCTCGGTCTACAGCAGGGCGACTACCAGCGTTATGCCGACGTATCGGCCAATTGGTACGCGCCGATGCTAGCCGCTTTGGGCGATATTCTTGAATAA
- a CDS encoding DUF5672 family protein — MSSSLTTSVCVVIPVYKPVLSAYEQISLTQCMKVLGHYPVCLVAPRSLDLSAYTNQYPTLRVYRFDDSFFANIQAYNQLMLNAEFYRAFIDWEYMLLYQLDAFVFRDELADWCRRGYDYVGAPWLRDIDFVGWRDAALFRARQRMATLLDLKKDDGVTPREIISQNMVGNGGFSLRRIPAMLAVLKSGHKHLHRYQNQTIHQYNEDAFWGIEVNRYWPRLRIPSYRTALHFSVEFFPQRAIERYMQGKLPFGCHAWDIHGTEYWRPVFARYGYQI; from the coding sequence ATGAGTAGTTCGTTAACCACTAGTGTCTGCGTCGTTATCCCGGTCTACAAACCGGTGCTGTCAGCGTATGAGCAGATCTCGCTGACACAGTGTATGAAGGTGCTGGGGCATTACCCGGTTTGTCTGGTAGCCCCCCGCTCGCTCGACCTGTCGGCTTACACGAACCAGTATCCGACGCTGCGGGTATACCGCTTCGACGATTCGTTTTTTGCCAACATTCAGGCGTACAACCAACTGATGCTGAACGCCGAATTCTACCGGGCCTTCATCGACTGGGAGTACATGCTGCTGTATCAGCTCGACGCCTTTGTTTTCCGGGACGAGCTGGCCGACTGGTGCCGCCGGGGGTACGATTACGTGGGTGCCCCCTGGCTCCGCGACATCGATTTCGTCGGCTGGCGTGATGCCGCCTTGTTTCGGGCCAGGCAACGCATGGCAACGCTCCTTGATCTGAAAAAAGACGACGGCGTGACGCCCCGCGAGATTATCAGTCAGAACATGGTAGGCAACGGCGGTTTTTCGCTACGCCGTATTCCAGCCATGCTGGCCGTACTGAAGTCGGGCCACAAACACCTTCACCGGTACCAAAATCAGACGATTCATCAGTACAACGAAGACGCGTTCTGGGGCATTGAAGTGAATCGATATTGGCCCCGCCTGCGTATACCATCCTATCGCACCGCCCTGCATTTTTCCGTCGAATTTTTCCCCCAGCGTGCTATCGAACGATACATGCAGGGAAAGCTACCATTCGGCTGTCATGCATGGGACATCCATGGAACTGAGTACTGGCGCCCGGTTTTCGCGCGTTATGGCTACCAGATTTAA
- a CDS encoding acyltransferase family protein, protein MTPVPSPRQTADQPLAGHMPQLDSLRTLAVLLVVVYHWFPTGEGINRLPNGTIGVMVFFVVSGFLITRILLGNRDRIRAGKTTLGHTYRNFFVRRVLRIFPLYYLVITFVYVFLPQASDIWAHPAYYYFYGYNILLHRTGNWADLLSPFWTLGVEEQLYLVWPWVVLLTPPRLFRAVIITMIGIGVLFRGYGYWNGDFDGVLTPASFDAFGLGALWAWITTERPDTIARFRQTLSITTIVALILLIGLLTLLPGDHLAVVLFQRLLISVIALWFVVGASLGFGGAGGLILNNSLLQYIGRISYGIYVFHMLVPGYAVPLLLRITNRLGVHLSLGFWSHRLLSLAVLLVLASVSWYLFERPINGLKRYFSYNERKNTGTTQLSG, encoded by the coding sequence ATGACACCTGTGCCTTCGCCCCGACAGACTGCGGACCAGCCCCTGGCCGGACACATGCCGCAACTCGACTCACTGCGAACGCTGGCCGTGCTGCTGGTGGTCGTTTACCACTGGTTTCCAACGGGTGAAGGCATCAATCGGCTCCCCAACGGTACCATCGGGGTGATGGTGTTTTTTGTCGTCAGCGGCTTCCTGATTACCCGCATCCTGCTCGGCAACCGCGACCGTATCAGGGCGGGCAAAACAACGCTGGGCCATACGTACCGCAACTTTTTCGTTCGCCGGGTGCTGCGCATCTTCCCGCTGTATTACCTGGTCATTACGTTCGTCTACGTGTTCCTGCCGCAGGCGTCCGACATTTGGGCTCACCCGGCGTACTACTATTTCTACGGTTACAATATCCTGCTGCACCGGACGGGCAATTGGGCCGATCTGTTATCGCCCTTCTGGACGCTGGGTGTTGAGGAGCAGTTGTATCTGGTCTGGCCATGGGTAGTGCTGCTGACTCCGCCACGCCTGTTCCGGGCTGTTATCATCACCATGATCGGTATCGGCGTATTGTTTCGGGGCTACGGCTACTGGAACGGTGATTTCGACGGGGTACTGACGCCTGCCAGCTTTGATGCGTTCGGGTTGGGCGCACTCTGGGCCTGGATCACAACCGAGCGGCCAGACACGATTGCCCGGTTTCGGCAAACGCTGAGCATAACCACAATCGTGGCGCTGATTCTCCTGATCGGTTTACTGACCCTGCTGCCCGGCGATCATCTGGCCGTGGTGCTGTTTCAACGACTGCTGATTTCGGTCATTGCCCTGTGGTTTGTCGTTGGGGCCAGTCTGGGTTTTGGTGGTGCGGGAGGCTTGATACTGAATAACAGCCTGTTGCAGTACATCGGGCGAATCAGTTACGGTATTTATGTGTTTCATATGCTGGTTCCGGGCTATGCCGTACCTTTGTTACTCCGGATCACCAACCGGCTGGGCGTTCATCTGTCGTTGGGCTTCTGGTCGCACCGGTTGTTGAGTTTGGCCGTATTGTTGGTGCTGGCTTCAGTATCGTGGTATCTGTTTGAAAGACCGATCAACGGCCTGAAACGGTATTTTTCGTACAACGAGCGGAAAAATACCGGAACAACCCAACTGAGCGGCTAA
- a CDS encoding glycosyltransferase family 39 protein: MSSLLNSILLSGLTDSALLLPKLAGLVLFLIYLGHLASRIARPSLTDWWLTTFLLGAGSVILTGFVLSALYLTANTLAWGLGVFVTATVVGGVLGWLAGRPTPFSIPALVADRRKLGVEWFESLPPYLNIIFLVLLLTLSVIAVTNLLLVLFTVPNEWDSMTGHLNRVMQYVQRGTMRHFGGTNWNIDTYPKSVCTLQIYGFLMTNHFENGFKFIHHLSYWTAIVSVFGIVQRIGQLTTGRANMTASFLCALIYALVPDFLMQAITTETDIVLTAYLSVVLYMLFTYRQTRDNRYLYMAGMAFGIAFGHKITFALLLPSVFVIMIYTVFLSDSLATTVGRTLRLAGAILIGVSLWTLPTGYLKNIEVFGHPIGPPTALKHQSVERAGSLKNLLEQGSRNLVRYSFDHINLDGLRNLPTGNRLNHLMREPLVWLEAKLHMRLDEETDFSIQPFAFDRRFVFFNANPYWGIFGFGLLLPLLILSLVRWLRLTPKLLDDPYIFLAVAVLLHFVTLSYSAPYDPFKGRYFIETGLMSAPFAGLLLLSPRLTFTNPGHFLGKIYVGMVTGLGCLSAVLCVFLNIRALPLPWRAPDGIAYPSAFASDRIRQMTLGRPDIYTPYERFNQLVPDTATVALGTINDDYEYPLYGPHLSRRLITINPFEQGVQPIPKAADYLFFDKSVITPQPGDLRLGTDTTMRQAVIVPGEDYYLRKLK, from the coding sequence ATGTCTAGCCTTCTGAACAGCATCCTGCTCAGCGGCCTGACCGATAGTGCCCTGCTGCTACCTAAACTGGCCGGGCTGGTTTTGTTTTTGATTTATCTGGGTCATCTGGCGAGTCGCATCGCCCGCCCTTCTTTGACGGATTGGTGGCTGACAACCTTTCTACTGGGAGCGGGCAGCGTCATCCTGACGGGCTTTGTGCTGTCGGCCCTGTATCTGACAGCAAACACGCTGGCCTGGGGGTTGGGTGTCTTCGTCACGGCAACGGTCGTTGGCGGGGTACTGGGTTGGCTGGCAGGTCGGCCAACCCCCTTTTCCATACCGGCGTTAGTAGCCGACCGACGTAAGCTTGGTGTGGAGTGGTTTGAATCGTTGCCGCCTTATCTGAACATTATTTTTCTGGTGCTGCTGCTCACGCTGAGCGTGATTGCCGTTACGAATCTGTTGCTGGTTCTATTTACTGTGCCGAATGAGTGGGACAGCATGACGGGCCACCTGAATCGGGTGATGCAGTACGTGCAGCGCGGTACGATGCGTCATTTTGGTGGTACGAACTGGAACATCGATACCTACCCAAAAAGCGTCTGCACGCTCCAGATTTACGGGTTTCTGATGACGAACCATTTTGAAAACGGGTTCAAGTTCATCCATCACCTCAGCTACTGGACGGCTATTGTGTCGGTGTTCGGTATCGTGCAGCGCATCGGTCAGCTAACCACTGGTCGGGCCAACATGACGGCCAGTTTCTTATGTGCCCTGATCTATGCACTGGTGCCCGATTTTCTGATGCAGGCCATCACCACCGAAACCGACATCGTACTGACGGCCTACCTGAGCGTGGTACTGTACATGCTATTTACGTATCGGCAAACCCGCGACAACCGCTATCTGTACATGGCGGGTATGGCTTTCGGAATTGCCTTTGGGCACAAGATCACGTTTGCGCTGCTGCTGCCATCGGTGTTTGTCATCATGATTTACACCGTCTTTCTGTCTGATTCGCTGGCCACCACAGTCGGTCGGACGCTGCGACTCGCGGGTGCAATCCTTATCGGTGTCAGCCTGTGGACGCTGCCGACGGGCTATCTGAAGAACATTGAAGTTTTCGGCCACCCGATCGGCCCACCAACCGCCCTAAAACACCAGTCGGTTGAGCGGGCGGGATCGCTGAAGAATTTGCTGGAGCAGGGCAGCCGAAACCTGGTACGCTACAGTTTCGACCACATCAACCTCGACGGGCTGCGTAACCTGCCAACGGGTAACCGACTGAATCATCTGATGCGCGAGCCGCTGGTTTGGCTGGAGGCTAAATTGCATATGCGGCTCGATGAGGAAACCGACTTCTCGATTCAGCCCTTCGCTTTCGATCGCCGGTTTGTGTTTTTCAATGCCAACCCGTACTGGGGTATTTTTGGTTTTGGGCTACTGCTCCCCCTGCTTATTCTGTCGCTGGTTCGCTGGCTCAGACTGACGCCTAAACTGCTCGATGATCCGTACATTTTTCTGGCGGTAGCCGTCCTTCTACACTTCGTAACCCTATCCTATTCTGCACCGTACGACCCATTTAAAGGGCGTTATTTTATCGAAACCGGGCTGATGAGCGCGCCGTTTGCGGGCTTACTCTTACTGAGCCCCAGACTGACATTTACCAACCCGGGCCATTTTCTGGGCAAAATCTATGTCGGTATGGTAACGGGGCTTGGCTGTCTATCGGCTGTGCTATGCGTGTTTCTGAACATCCGTGCCCTGCCGTTGCCCTGGCGTGCACCCGATGGCATTGCTTACCCATCGGCTTTTGCCTCGGATCGCATCCGTCAGATGACGCTCGGCCGACCCGATATCTACACGCCTTACGAGCGCTTTAACCAACTCGTACCCGACACAGCGACGGTGGCCCTCGGCACGATCAACGACGACTACGAATACCCGCTGTACGGTCCTCACCTGTCGCGCCGACTCATCACTATCAACCCGTTTGAGCAGGGCGTGCAACCCATTCCCAAGGCCGCCGATTATCTGTTTTTCGATAAAAGCGTCATTACCCCCCAACCGGGCGACCTGCGGCTTGGTACCGACACCACCATGCGTCAGGCCGTTATCGTGCCCGGTGAAGACTATTATTTACGCAAGCTGAAATAG
- a CDS encoding DegT/DnrJ/EryC1/StrS family aminotransferase, translating to MINVTKSYLPDFDEYTALLKGVWDRVHLTNDGPLLQKLEEQMKEYLGVKHLLICSNGTIVLQMALKAMNITKEVITTPFSYVATTNVLLWEGCTPVYADIRPDDFCLDADKIEPLITENTQAIMATHVYGNACRIEAIQAIADKYNLKVIYDAAHTFGARYNGEAILNYGDVSTCSFHATKVFHSVEGGCIVTNDDELALTLRRYRSFGHRNDDYYSVGINAKNSELHAAMGLCVLPKVDELIAARKQVFGWYDARLNFDKISRPALTPGIEYNYAYYPVVFESEETLLRVVDALKAAEITPRRYFYPSLNTLPFAVPPGAGQAQACPVSESVALRVLALPMYPDLPESDVDRIATIINNHV from the coding sequence ATGATTAACGTTACCAAATCGTACTTACCCGACTTCGACGAATATACGGCCCTGCTCAAAGGAGTATGGGATCGGGTGCACCTGACGAACGACGGGCCGCTGTTGCAGAAGCTGGAGGAACAGATGAAAGAGTACCTGGGCGTGAAGCATCTGCTGATCTGCTCAAACGGTACCATTGTTCTGCAAATGGCCCTCAAGGCCATGAATATCACCAAAGAAGTTATCACGACGCCTTTCTCCTACGTGGCCACAACGAACGTGCTACTCTGGGAAGGGTGTACGCCCGTTTACGCCGACATTCGCCCGGATGATTTCTGCCTCGACGCCGACAAGATCGAGCCGTTGATTACAGAGAATACGCAGGCGATCATGGCGACGCACGTGTACGGTAATGCCTGCCGGATCGAAGCCATTCAGGCGATTGCCGACAAGTACAACCTGAAAGTTATCTACGACGCGGCCCACACGTTTGGTGCCCGCTACAACGGTGAAGCCATCCTGAATTATGGCGATGTGAGCACCTGTAGCTTCCACGCAACGAAGGTATTTCACAGTGTTGAGGGTGGTTGTATCGTTACGAACGACGATGAGCTGGCCCTGACGCTTCGGCGGTATCGCTCCTTCGGACACCGCAACGACGATTACTACAGCGTGGGGATCAACGCCAAAAATTCGGAGCTGCACGCAGCGATGGGTTTGTGCGTACTACCCAAAGTCGACGAACTGATTGCCGCCCGGAAGCAGGTATTCGGCTGGTACGACGCCCGGCTGAACTTCGATAAGATTTCCCGCCCCGCCCTGACACCCGGCATCGAATACAACTACGCGTACTACCCCGTGGTGTTTGAGTCGGAAGAAACGCTGCTGCGCGTGGTCGACGCGCTGAAAGCTGCCGAGATTACACCACGCCGGTATTTTTATCCGTCGCTGAACACGCTGCCTTTCGCCGTGCCGCCGGGCGCGGGACAGGCGCAGGCTTGCCCTGTGTCGGAGTCGGTAGCGCTGCGGGTGCTGGCGCTGCCCATGTACCCCGACCTGCCGGAATCCGACGTCGACCGTATCGCCACCATCATAAACAATCATGTCTAG
- a CDS encoding glycosyltransferase family protein gives MTLAFTICSINYLAQARTLGDSLRRTNPDYQYVIGLVDKLNDANLPPDLVPDYPMLEVDKIGIPDFAAMCDRYDITELNTAVKPFFIDYFYKNQPEATAVIYFDPDIIVFQPLVELNQALTTNSIVLTPHTCSPTPDWERPNEQHHLNTGIFNLGFVGLRVDETARQFVDWWKERLVYECRIDLCEGLFVDQHWVNFAPVYHQNVRIDKYRGYNVAYWNLHERLFSQRTDGTWIINGTDELRFFHYSGYNPFKPDDISKYQTRYTFAQRPDVKPLFDLYCRELLANANERYVKYSCVYIKPPTIKRYQRVRKAIKLPINRLITLLQP, from the coding sequence ATGACGCTTGCTTTTACGATCTGTTCCATCAACTATCTGGCTCAAGCCCGTACGCTCGGCGATTCACTGCGTCGGACCAACCCGGATTATCAGTACGTGATTGGGCTGGTCGATAAGCTAAACGACGCCAACTTACCACCCGACCTCGTACCCGACTACCCCATGCTGGAGGTCGATAAAATTGGCATTCCCGATTTTGCGGCCATGTGCGACCGGTACGATATCACCGAGCTAAACACGGCGGTCAAACCGTTTTTCATCGACTATTTCTACAAGAACCAGCCGGAGGCTACGGCAGTCATCTATTTTGACCCCGACATCATTGTTTTTCAGCCACTTGTCGAGCTTAATCAGGCGCTGACCACGAACAGTATTGTGCTGACACCGCATACCTGTTCGCCCACCCCCGACTGGGAACGACCCAATGAGCAACACCATCTCAATACGGGTATTTTCAATCTAGGGTTCGTTGGCTTACGCGTTGATGAAACGGCCCGGCAATTTGTCGACTGGTGGAAAGAACGGCTGGTGTACGAATGCCGGATCGATTTGTGCGAAGGACTTTTTGTGGATCAGCATTGGGTCAATTTTGCGCCGGTATACCATCAGAACGTACGAATCGACAAATACCGGGGCTACAATGTAGCATACTGGAATCTGCACGAACGTCTATTTTCGCAGCGCACCGACGGTACCTGGATTATCAACGGCACCGACGAACTGCGCTTTTTTCACTACAGCGGCTATAATCCGTTCAAGCCCGACGACATTTCCAAGTACCAGACGCGGTATACGTTTGCCCAGCGACCCGACGTTAAACCCCTGTTCGACCTGTATTGCCGGGAACTGCTGGCCAACGCCAACGAGCGGTATGTCAAGTATTCCTGCGTATATATAAAACCACCAACCATAAAACGGTATCAGCGCGTACGAAAAGCAATCAAATTGCCGATTAACCGCCTGATAACCCTGCTACAGCCGTAA
- a CDS encoding acetyltransferase: MAKVIIFGVMDTAELAHFYLTHDSEHEVVAFTVNQEYLHDKTGFRGLPLVPFEDVAELFPPQEYKFFAPMTGKGMNKNRERIYLEAKAKGYEFISYISSKSTTFGNEIGENCFILEDNTIQPFTTIGNNVVLWSGNHIGHHGRINDHVFFTSHVVMSGHCTIGSYSFFGVNSTIRDYLTIGEGTLVGMAASVTKNTDAWGVYVGNPAEKRPIPSYKAY, translated from the coding sequence ATGGCGAAGGTTATTATTTTCGGGGTTATGGATACGGCCGAACTGGCCCACTTCTACCTGACGCATGATTCGGAACACGAAGTCGTTGCGTTCACGGTAAATCAGGAGTACCTGCACGACAAAACCGGATTTCGGGGGCTGCCTCTCGTTCCGTTTGAAGACGTGGCAGAACTTTTTCCCCCACAGGAGTACAAGTTCTTTGCGCCGATGACAGGCAAGGGAATGAACAAGAACCGGGAGCGTATCTATCTGGAAGCCAAAGCGAAAGGGTATGAGTTTATTTCATACATCAGCTCGAAATCGACCACCTTCGGCAACGAAATCGGCGAAAACTGCTTTATTCTCGAAGACAATACCATTCAGCCGTTCACCACTATCGGTAATAACGTCGTGTTGTGGAGTGGTAATCACATCGGGCACCACGGCCGCATCAATGACCACGTATTCTTTACCTCACACGTGGTTATGTCGGGGCACTGCACCATCGGTTCGTACTCGTTTTTTGGGGTCAACAGTACCATCCGCGATTACCTGACCATCGGCGAAGGTACGCTGGTCGGTATGGCCGCGTCGGTCACCAAAAACACCGATGCCTGGGGTGTTTACGTCGGTAATCCCGCCGAGAAACGGCCCATTCCGAGTTATAAAGCGTATTAA
- a CDS encoding WbqC family protein: protein MTLAIMQPYFLPYIGYMQLMGAVDTFVLYDDVSFINRGWINRNKLLINGQEHLFTIPLKDASQNKRINEVQLADDPKWRSKLLKTIEQGYRKAPQYAAVMPLTEKIVNFTTGSIAELIYHSLVELNGYLGLTPTLVASSSVYENTQLKAQERILDICKQEGATRYINPIGGMELYNRERFAEAGITLNFIQSKRVEYAQFNRGDSSTFIPWLSILDALMFNDVPATKELLTQYELV, encoded by the coding sequence ATGACCCTTGCCATCATGCAGCCTTATTTCTTGCCGTACATTGGCTACATGCAGTTGATGGGGGCTGTTGATACGTTTGTGCTGTACGATGATGTTTCGTTCATAAATCGGGGCTGGATCAATCGTAACAAGCTGTTAATCAACGGGCAGGAGCACCTGTTCACCATCCCGCTGAAAGATGCCAGTCAGAATAAGCGAATCAACGAAGTTCAACTGGCCGATGATCCGAAATGGCGGAGCAAGCTGCTGAAAACCATCGAGCAGGGCTATCGGAAGGCACCACAGTACGCGGCCGTTATGCCGCTGACCGAAAAAATCGTCAACTTTACTACCGGCTCCATCGCCGAGCTTATCTACCACAGTCTGGTTGAACTGAACGGTTATCTGGGGCTGACACCGACATTGGTAGCCTCGTCGTCGGTCTACGAGAATACGCAGCTGAAAGCACAGGAACGGATTCTGGACATCTGTAAGCAGGAAGGGGCTACGCGCTACATCAATCCAATCGGTGGTATGGAGCTTTATAATCGGGAGCGCTTTGCCGAAGCGGGTATTACCCTGAACTTCATTCAGTCGAAGCGGGTCGAGTACGCACAGTTTAACCGGGGCGATAGCAGTACATTCATCCCCTGGCTATCCATACTCGACGCCCTCATGTTCAACGACGTACCCGCAACAAAGGAATTACTAACGCAGTATGAACTCGTATAA
- a CDS encoding glycosyltransferase family 9 protein produces MTDAEWTRLRKLWTYRYHKYTHIIGKYWSVLTKTLYLHWLKWRAGKRPFVAIILSEQMGDIIACEPVAREVRRLYPDGYIIWFVREAYVDLVRFNPTLDNFLIEKCPGERVQLLKRNPFDHVYNLHISHRKCKYCPEDPVNPTADAIGLNFDNYYDRGDLLYIFSQGAGLPALTADPQMYIPQVVQQQIASRKLPASPIVLHCQSSHVARDWPAQNWNRLVEWLLNNYDYDIVEVGLQPVIRQTNPRYINLCGQLSLLETAEVIRDARLFIGIDSGPAHMANAMQTTAILLLGKLFDFVDYMPYSGRYKRGEGITILNNFGHPCAELPYDWVPEAVAQQLGQPKLA; encoded by the coding sequence ATGACTGACGCCGAATGGACACGTCTGAGAAAACTATGGACGTACCGGTACCACAAATACACCCACATCATTGGTAAGTACTGGAGCGTCTTGACGAAGACGCTTTACCTGCACTGGTTGAAATGGCGGGCGGGGAAACGGCCGTTCGTGGCCATTATCCTGTCGGAGCAGATGGGCGATATTATCGCCTGCGAACCCGTTGCCCGCGAAGTCCGGCGGCTCTACCCCGATGGGTACATCATCTGGTTTGTCCGCGAGGCATACGTCGATCTGGTCCGGTTTAACCCCACTCTGGATAATTTCCTGATCGAGAAATGCCCCGGCGAACGAGTTCAGTTGCTGAAGCGTAACCCGTTCGACCACGTCTATAACCTGCATATTTCGCACCGCAAGTGTAAGTACTGTCCCGAAGACCCGGTCAACCCAACCGCCGACGCGATTGGGCTGAACTTCGACAACTACTACGATCGGGGCGATCTGTTGTACATCTTCTCGCAGGGAGCCGGCCTGCCCGCGCTCACCGCCGATCCGCAGATGTACATCCCGCAAGTGGTGCAGCAACAGATAGCCAGTCGGAAGCTGCCAGCCTCCCCAATCGTGCTCCACTGCCAGTCGAGCCACGTTGCCCGCGACTGGCCCGCCCAAAACTGGAACCGGTTGGTTGAGTGGTTACTCAACAATTACGACTACGACATCGTCGAGGTGGGCCTGCAACCGGTAATTCGGCAAACCAATCCGCGATATATCAACCTGTGCGGCCAGTTGAGCCTGCTTGAAACGGCAGAGGTAATCCGGGACGCGCGGTTGTTTATCGGCATCGATAGTGGTCCGGCGCACATGGCCAACGCCATGCAGACAACGGCCATTCTGCTGCTGGGCAAACTGTTTGATTTTGTCGACTATATGCCCTATTCCGGCCGTTATAAACGCGGAGAAGGCATCACAATTCTGAATAATTTTGGTCACCCCTGCGCTGAACTGCCCTACGACTGGGTACCGGAAGCCGTTGCGCAGCAACTGGGTCAGCCTAAACTTGCATGA